The sequence GCCGAGAACAGCAACGGCTCTCATCGGAATACCCCCCTTCCTGGTCATCACCTTGACGGCCCGGAGATCACCGGCCCGGGACCGGAGTCTCCCATCGTCGTGGATCGCTGGAGGCTACTCCGGGTACAGCGCCTTGATCGCTCCCCAGGTCTCGGATTCCAGACCGTAGAAATAATGGGATCTGATGAAGAAGTCGCCGAGATCCCAGGCATCCCAGGTCGCGAAGTCGTCGCTCTGGAAGCTGTGGGCGGGCGACGACGGGTCGGGGTCGCCGAGGATCGACGGCCAGCCGCCGCTAGACATGCTGGTGTTCACCACGATCCAGAAGTCGGTCAGGGGAACCCCGATGTCGTGGTAGGCGTAGCACGGGGCGTAGTGGACAGCCGTCAGCGACTCCTGGTCGAGGGCCATCTCGGGACCCGACGCCCCGCCGGTGCAGAGCTCGCAGTAGAACGAACCGGTGTCCCAGGGATAGTAGGAATGGTGGTAGAACCACATCTCGCTGGCGTCGGGATCCCAGCCGGAGTAGCCGAAATCCGAGGGGTGGAACCAGACTCCATGGTATGTCGTGGTCCAGGTCAGCCAGTAGGCCGTGCCGTCATCGTAGTCGATGACGTAATCGACGCTGGGGATGTAGACGGGATGATCCAGGGCGATGCCATCAGGCGCGGCGGTCGCCGCCGCTGCGAGGATCAGGGCGAGAACCATCACTTTCCCTCCGTTCCCTGTCCGACCCGACAGGAGGATATCTAAATACGCAACCCGGCCTTCGTCCGCAATCCCGGCACGAGCGCGACAGAGGACGGCGGCATGGTTAGATTACGGACACTGGAGGCGGCTGGAACACATGGAAGACTCCGTCATCATCGGCAAGAAGCATCTCCTGGTGCTCGGCGACAGGCTGCTCGTCTCGCCCATGAGCGCGGGCGAGCGCACGCACACCGGCCTGTACCTTCCAGACTCCGCGGTCGAGGGGAAGAAGGTCTCGGGGGGCTGGGTGGAGGCCGTAGGCCCCGGCTATCCGGTTTCGGCCACGCCCGGTTCCGAAGAGGAGCCGTGGAAGCAGCCCCAGGCCATCAAGCCGCAGTACATACCGCTGCAGGCCCGCAAGGGCGATTTCGCGATGTACGTGAGGAGCTCGGCCTTCGAGCTCACGCTCGAGGGCAAGAAGTACTTCGTGGTGCCCTACTCCGCCGTCCTGGCCCTTCTCAGGGAGGACTGGGAGACCCCGGAGCTCGACCGCGAAGACCCGGTCTGACACCGCCCGACAGGCAATATGAAGGGGCCCCGCGAGCGGGGCCCCAGACTGACGGAACCATGGCCGTGAACGGCCCCGGCAGGGGCCGTCACAGGCGCAGTCTACATCCCGAAGCCTTCCATGTTCAGCTTCCAGGCGCCGCCCTCGCGGACGAGCTCGAGCTCCTCGTCGGTGGTCTCACCGTTCATCGTGGTGCTGACCTTCACGACGGCGTTGTCACCGGTGACCTCGGAGCTGACGATGGTGACCGTGGCGGTGCCGAACATGTCCTTGACCATCTGCGAGGAGAACAGGGCGGCCACGAACTCCTCGGCGGTCATGGACTGGAGCTGCTCGGGGGTGACGTTGATGCCCATCATGGGCAGCATCGCGGCGGCCATGCCGGTGGTGTCGGCCTTGATGTCCTCGAGGCCGGCGCCGATCTCGTCGATCGAGGCCTGCGAGAGGTAGGTGACGGCCTTGGCGCCGTCGCCGGCCTTCATGGCGTCGAAGAAGCCGGTGACCGTGGCCTCGGGGCTGGCGCCGCCGCAGGCGACGAGGAGCGTGAGCAGCGAAACTGCCGACAGGAACCTTCTCATCTGTAACCTCCTACTAACCCCACTCAGGGGATGCGGATACCGCCTGGGTATCCATCCGGCCGCCAGGGGGCGGCAGCAGCGAAAGTCGAACATATCAACGATCGGGCACGAACCGTTAATCCCGCTTCCGGTCCAGTATCGGCCCGCCGCGGGACGCCGCCCCACGGCGGCTAGAACACCTCGTCGAGTATGGAGTCGAGGAAGTCGGACCCGGCGATCCTCCAGGCGCTCTCCTCCCATATCATCGAAAACGCCACCCTGCGGCCGTCTGGCCAGTGCACCGTCACGTCCGCCTCGCGCCCGGTCATCTCGAGGTCCATGCGCTCGACCATGGCGGCCTCGTAGCCGGTGAGATCGAGCACGGGCATGAGCTGCGAGAGGAACTCGGCGAGGCTCATGCCGGGCAGGTCCGACGGGGAGAGGTAGGGAAGCGTGCGCGAGAGCACGGCGGAGGCAAGCTCCGGACGCGCCTGCGCCACCGCGCCGAAATCGGCCCACCTTGCCTCGAGCGTCGCCCGCAGGCTTTCGCTGAGCGTTCCGAGAAGGGCTTCGCCGTCGCGCCACTCGACCGATCTGAGGAAATCGTCGGCCGTGTCGACAGGCGAGGCGAAGGCGGGGAGGGCCGTCAGCGCGAGGAGCAGGGCAGCCCGCACCATATCCATGTCCCCTCCTCCCTTAGAACCTCTACGTAGAGCGGAACGCCGGCGGGAACGGCGGTCTCGAAGCCCGCCGGGCCGTCGACGGAAACCCTGGCCACTTCGCCCGTGCGCGATCCGACGACGACCTCGGAACGCCCCGGCACCCGGACCGAGAGCACCCCCGCATCGAGCCGCGCCGAGAACCCACGGGCATCTCCGAGCAAGGCGTTGCTCATGAAGCACCTGCCGGCCCGGATCGAGTCGAGTATGGCCCTCTCGTCCGGAACATCCCGCCGTTCATCACCGGAGTCAACCGTCAGATGCATCCTCAACCTGGAGAAGAGCATCTCGTACGGGAAGACGCAGACGCGGAACCGCCCGACGCCGACGTGGAGTGCGTGCGCGTCGGGCCCGCCGGTGGCGCAGCCGCCCGACGAGAACCACGTGAGGATCGATTCACGCAGGGGGCTCCTCGACATCCCGTCCGGCCGGGCAACCCTGTCGCGGAAGTTCCAGGGCGAGAGCCCCGCCTTCCACATCGACATGTAGTTCCAGACCTCGACGCCGTCGACGCCCTCGACGGGTCTCGTCCAGCCGTAGCTGCGCGTTCCCGGCAGATGGCCGCCCCTCTCGAAGGGGTGGGCGGCCAGGGAGAGCCCGCCGGCCTCGCGTATGGCAGCGAGCTGCTCCCGGGTGTCCTTCGTCGCGGGGATCGTGTCGATGCCGTAGGCGAGGATGTGGCAGTTCTGGTGTGCATCCTCGAGCTCGGCCCCGGGCAGGACGAACACTCCCCGGTGCATGCCGAGCCATCCCGCATGCCTGGCCGTGAGGGTCCTGTGGTCGTTGATGCCCACGAAGTCGAGGCCGCAGCGGACTGCGGCCTCGATCACGTCCTCGACGCTCCCGGTCCCGTCGGAGTGCCTGGTGTGCACATGGAGGACGCCGGTCAGGACACGGGCCGTCAGGCGGACCCCCTGCGGCGGCGGATCTCCTTCGCGAGGGCCGGGAGGATCTCGAACAGGTCGCCCACGAAGCCCTCGCTGCAGAACTGGAAGATCGGTGCCGTCTCGTCCCTGTTGACGGCGATTATGGTGTCGGACGACTGCATCCCGACCCTGTGCTGCACGGCGCCCGAGATGCCGCAAGCGAGATAGGTGCGCGGCTGCACAGTCTTGCCGGTCTGGCCCACCTGGTGCGGATACGGGATCCAGCCCGAGTCCACCGCGGCCCTGCTGGCCCCGACGCTGCCGCCGAGCAACCCGGCGATCTCCGAGAGGAGCGAGAAGTTCTCGGGGGTCTTCATGCCCCTGCCGCCGGACACGATGACGCTCGCCTCGGCTATGTCGGCGATACCCTCGTCGAGGACACGGAAGCCCTCCAGCCGGACCCTCGAGTCGAGCTCGCCGGGCGCGGGGGCGACCCTCACGATCTCGGCGGTCCTCGAAGGATCGGGCTCGAGCGCCTTCATCACCCTGGGCCTGACAGTCGCCATCTGCGGGCGCGTGCCCTCGCAGACGATCGTGGCCATGATGTTGCCGCCGAATGCCGGCCGCGTCTGGAGGAGGCAGCCCTTTTCGGAATCGAACGACAGGGATGTGCAGTCGGCGGTGAGGCCGGTGTTCAGGAGCTTCGCCACCCTGGGCATCAGGTCGCGCCCGGTGGTGGTGGCCGCGGCAAGCACTATCGCGGGCTTCCTCCCGGTGATGATCCTGCGCGTGATGGCGGCTCTGGGCTCGGTCAGGTAGTGACCCAGGGCGGGGTCCTCCACCACCACGACCACGTCTGCGCCGTGCTCCGCGAGGACCCGGGGACCGTCACCGGCCCCGGAGGTGAAGAGCAGCGCGCTCACCGGGCCGCCTTCGGCCTCGGCGATCGCACGGGCCGCTCCGAGCAGCTCGAGAGTGCTGTGGTCGATCGCGCCTTCGCGCGATTCGGCGATCACCATGGTTCCGGAATACCCGGAGATGCCCTCCGCGACGGTCCCGGTCCTTCGTATCAGGATCGCCCCGAACGGGCAGGAGGACTCGCAGGCGCCGCAGAGCGTGCAGGCGTCCGATACGGACGCGGTGCCGTCCACGAGCGACAGGGCGCCGAACGGGCATGCGGAGGTGCACAGGCCGCAGCCCGTGCAGACGTCGGTCCTGATCTCGATCCTGGCGCTCATTCCCCTCCCCCCTCTCCCAGGAGGATGTCCGCGAGGATCACGGCCAGCTCCTCCGGCGATCCGCGGTGGATCTCCCCTCCGCTCCTCGACTCGGGGGTGGCTATGCGCACGACCCTCGTCGGCGAGCCTTCGAGGCCGGTCTCGGACTGGGGAAGCCCCAGGTCGGCGGCCATCCAGACCGTCACCTGCAGGCTGCGGGCCTTCATCTTGCCCCTGAGGGACGGCATCCTGGGAGTGTTGGCGTCCTTGAGGACGGTCACCACCGCCGGGAGGGAGGAATCGAGCGTCTCGACGCCGCCCTCGACATAGCGCTCGACCCTGATCCTGCCGCCCTCGATGCCGAGCACGCGGCCCACGAACGTCAGCTGGGGCCAGTCGAGCGTGGCAGCCATGCCCGGGCCGGTCTGGGCCGTGTCTCCGTCGATGGCCTGCTTGCCTGTCAGCACCAGGTCGACCGGGGCGAGCTTCGCCACGGCCGCGGCCAGGGTGTGCGAGGTGGCCCACGTGTCGGCGCCGGCGAAGGCCCTGTCGGACAGGAGGACCGCCTGATCGGCGCCCATCGAGACTGCCTCGCGGAGGATGGCCTCGGCCTGCGGGGGGCCCATCGTGAGGGCTATCACCTCGCCGCCCAGGGCGTCCTTCCAGCGCAGCCCCTCCTCGAGCGCGTAGGCGTCGAAGGGATTCATGATGGAAGGCACGCCGTCGCGCACCAGTGTGTTCCGCTCGGGGTCGATCCTCACCTCGGCGGTGTCGGGAACCTGCTTCATCGCGACTACGATCCGCATCGGTCACTTCTCCCTGGAGGCCGTCTCCCTGATGAGAGCGGAGGCTATGACATTGCGCTGTATCTGGTTGGTGCCCTCGTATATCTGCGTGATCTTGGCGTCCCTCATCATCTTCTCGACCGGATACTCCCTCATGTACCCGTACCCGCCGAAGATCTGGACCGCGTCGGTCGTCACCTTCATGGCTACGTCGCTGGCGAAAACCTTCGCCATCGCAGCCTCCTTCTCGAACTTCTTCACGCCGCCGTCGATCATCCGTGCGACGGAGTAGGTGAGCGCCCTGGCGGCCTCCACCTGCGTGGCCATGTCCGCGAGCATGAACTGGATGCCCTGGAAGGAGTCGATGCGCTGCCCGAACTGCTTTCTCCGGGAGGCGTAGACCAGGGCCTCGTCGAGGGCTCCCTGGGCGATGCCAACGGCCTGCGCGGCCACACCCGGCCTCGAGTTGTCGAGGGTCTTCATGGCGACCATGAAGCCCGTGCCCTCGCGCCCGATGAGGTTTTCCACGGGAATCCTGCAGTCCTCGAAGACCAGCTCCCTGGTCGCCGAGGCGCGGATGCCCATCTTGTCCTCCTTCTTGCCGTAGCTGAAGCCCGGCGTGCCGTCCTCGACGATGAACGCCGAGGCGCCGCGGGCCCCGCGGTCGGGATCGGTGAGGGCGATGATGGTGTAGACCTTCGCCTCCCCGCCGTTGGTGATCCACTGCTTGGTGCCGTTGAGCACGTACGAGTCGCCGTCACGGATCGCCCTGGTCCTGAGGCCGCCGGCATCGCTCCCGGCGTCGGGCTCTGTGAGGCCGAAGGCCGCAAGGCTCGACCCGGATGCGAGCCCGGGGAGGAACCGCTTCTTCTGCTCGTCGCTGCCGCTCAGGAGGATCGGCATGGCTCCCAGGGCGTTGGCCGCATAGGTGGTCGCGACGCCGGCGCACACCTTGCTGAGCTCCTCGGCCGCGACGCAGAGGGAGAGCGTGCCCAGGCCCAGGCCCTCGTACTCGGTCGGGATGTAGATCCTCAAGAGATCGCTGTCAGCCAGCACCTTCATGATCTCGTGGGGAAAGCGGTTCTCCCTGTCGAGCTCCTCCCTGACGGGTCTGATGTGCCTGTCCGCTATCTCCGCACAGAGTTCCCGTATCGCCCTGATGTCCTCCGACAGAAAGTAATCCATCCTGCCCTCCTCTGATACGGCCGAGCGCATCCCTGGCCGCGGCCGACTGCGCCTGCCTCTTGGTCGCTCCACTGCCCGAGCCGGCCTCGCGTCCCGCGAGGGAGACCCGTGCCTCGAACACCGGATCGTGATCGGGCCCGCCGCTTCGTACGACCCTGTAGACGGGCGGCTCCATGCCGCGGGCCTGGCACATCTCCTGGAGACCGCTCCTCGGGTCGGCCCCGGGGTCCGACCCGCCCTCGAGCAACGGGATCAATATGGCCTTCCTGATGACCGCCCGTGCAGTGTCCAGGCCGGCGTCGAGATAGACCGCCCCGCAGACGGACTCCACTACGTCCGATATCACCGAGCCGGAGGGGCGGGGCATCCCTCCGCCGGCCATCACGGCTCCGTCGAGCCCGAGCCTGCGCCCCGCCGACGCCAGCGCCCTCGAGGATACCAGCGACCGCTTCCTGCGGGTCAGCCGGCCCTCGTCCTCGAGGGGATGCTCCTCGAGGAGCAGCTCGCGCGCCAGCAGCTCGAGCACCGCATCGCCGAGGAACTCGAGGAGCTCGTAATCCTCTCCGCCGAGGGAGCGGTGCGTCAGGGCCCTGCGTATCAGCGCGCGGTTCCCGAAGCTGTATCCGATCGACGCCTCCGCCGCCAGGGCGGCGGTGGAGGCGTCCATGGACGATGTCTGCACTATATGCGGCCGACCGCCAGGGTGACGTTGTGCCCGCCGAAGCCGAAGGAGTTGCTCAGGGCATGGTCCACCCGGGCCTGGCGCGCCTCGCCCGGCACGTAGTCCAG comes from Candidatus Fermentibacter sp. and encodes:
- a CDS encoding co-chaperone GroES family protein, encoding MEDSVIIGKKHLLVLGDRLLVSPMSAGERTHTGLYLPDSAVEGKKVSGGWVEAVGPGYPVSATPGSEEEPWKQPQAIKPQYIPLQARKGDFAMYVRSSAFELTLEGKKYFVVPYSAVLALLREDWETPELDREDPV
- a CDS encoding DUF4878 domain-containing protein yields the protein MRRFLSAVSLLTLLVACGGASPEATVTGFFDAMKAGDGAKAVTYLSQASIDEIGAGLEDIKADTTGMAAAMLPMMGINVTPEQLQSMTAEEFVAALFSSQMVKDMFGTATVTIVSSEVTGDNAVVKVSTTMNGETTDEELELVREGGAWKLNMEGFGM
- a CDS encoding electron transfer flavoprotein subunit alpha, with the translated sequence MSARIEIRTDVCTGCGLCTSACPFGALSLVDGTASVSDACTLCGACESSCPFGAILIRRTGTVAEGISGYSGTMVIAESREGAIDHSTLELLGAARAIAEAEGGPVSALLFTSGAGDGPRVLAEHGADVVVVVEDPALGHYLTEPRAAITRRIITGRKPAIVLAAATTTGRDLMPRVAKLLNTGLTADCTSLSFDSEKGCLLQTRPAFGGNIMATIVCEGTRPQMATVRPRVMKALEPDPSRTAEIVRVAPAPGELDSRVRLEGFRVLDEGIADIAEASVIVSGGRGMKTPENFSLLSEIAGLLGGSVGASRAAVDSGWIPYPHQVGQTGKTVQPRTYLACGISGAVQHRVGMQSSDTIIAVNRDETAPIFQFCSEGFVGDLFEILPALAKEIRRRRGSA
- a CDS encoding electron transfer flavoprotein subunit beta/FixA family protein → MRIVVAMKQVPDTAEVRIDPERNTLVRDGVPSIMNPFDAYALEEGLRWKDALGGEVIALTMGPPQAEAILREAVSMGADQAVLLSDRAFAGADTWATSHTLAAAVAKLAPVDLVLTGKQAIDGDTAQTGPGMAATLDWPQLTFVGRVLGIEGGRIRVERYVEGGVETLDSSLPAVVTVLKDANTPRMPSLRGKMKARSLQVTVWMAADLGLPQSETGLEGSPTRVVRIATPESRSGGEIHRGSPEELAVILADILLGEGGGE
- a CDS encoding acyl-CoA dehydrogenase family protein, producing MRAIRELCAEIADRHIRPVREELDRENRFPHEIMKVLADSDLLRIYIPTEYEGLGLGTLSLCVAAEELSKVCAGVATTYAANALGAMPILLSGSDEQKKRFLPGLASGSSLAAFGLTEPDAGSDAGGLRTRAIRDGDSYVLNGTKQWITNGGEAKVYTIIALTDPDRGARGASAFIVEDGTPGFSYGKKEDKMGIRASATRELVFEDCRIPVENLIGREGTGFMVAMKTLDNSRPGVAAQAVGIAQGALDEALVYASRRKQFGQRIDSFQGIQFMLADMATQVEAARALTYSVARMIDGGVKKFEKEAAMAKVFASDVAMKVTTDAVQIFGGYGYMREYPVEKMMRDAKITQIYEGTNQIQRNVIASALIRETASREK
- the rnc gene encoding ribonuclease III: MDASTAALAAEASIGYSFGNRALIRRALTHRSLGGEDYELLEFLGDAVLELLARELLLEEHPLEDEGRLTRRKRSLVSSRALASAGRRLGLDGAVMAGGGMPRPSGSVISDVVESVCGAVYLDAGLDTARAVIRKAILIPLLEGGSDPGADPRSGLQEMCQARGMEPPVYRVVRSGGPDHDPVFEARVSLAGREAGSGSGATKRQAQSAAARDALGRIRGGQDGLLSVGGHQGDTGTLCGDSGQAHQTRQGGARQGEPLSPRDHEGAG